In the Ruminococcus sp. OA3 genome, one interval contains:
- a CDS encoding oligopeptide/dipeptide ABC transporter ATP-binding protein, protein MAEHLIEVKNLQKYFPTAHGMLHAVDNVNLTIERGKTLGVVGESGCGKSTLGRTLIHLLESTGGNIYFKGEDVTHLNRKKLKKIREQMQIIFQDPYSSIDPRKTIRETVMEPMKISGKMSKKEINEATDALVELVGIDQRLASAYPHELDGGRRQRVGIARALALNPKFIVCDEPVSALDVSIQAQVLNLLKKLQKEKGYTYMFVTHDLSVVRHISDDICVMYLGQVVEKSSTKELFEKPIHPYTQALLNAIPEADVHKTKKIEILKGEITSPIDPKPGCRFAARCKYVAKQCRQPQVLEAISEGHFVSCCRARELSFK, encoded by the coding sequence ATGGCAGAACATTTAATTGAAGTAAAAAATCTGCAAAAATACTTTCCGACCGCGCATGGAATGTTACATGCAGTAGATAATGTTAATCTGACGATTGAAAGGGGAAAAACATTAGGTGTTGTTGGTGAGTCGGGCTGCGGAAAATCAACATTGGGAAGAACACTAATTCATCTTCTGGAGAGTACCGGCGGTAATATCTATTTTAAGGGTGAAGATGTCACTCATTTAAACAGAAAAAAATTAAAAAAAATAAGAGAGCAGATGCAAATTATTTTCCAGGATCCATATTCTTCGATTGACCCGAGAAAAACAATCCGTGAAACTGTTATGGAACCAATGAAAATATCGGGGAAAATGTCCAAAAAAGAAATCAATGAGGCAACAGATGCACTGGTGGAACTGGTTGGTATTGACCAGCGATTGGCAAGTGCATATCCTCATGAGCTGGACGGCGGCAGAAGGCAGCGTGTTGGGATCGCCAGAGCTCTTGCTTTGAATCCTAAGTTTATCGTTTGTGATGAGCCGGTTTCAGCTTTGGATGTATCGATTCAGGCACAGGTATTGAACCTGTTAAAGAAATTGCAGAAAGAAAAAGGATATACATATATGTTTGTAACACATGACCTTTCTGTAGTGAGACATATTTCGGATGATATTTGTGTTATGTATCTTGGACAGGTAGTTGAGAAAAGTTCAACGAAAGAATTATTTGAAAAACCGATTCATCCATATACACAGGCTCTGCTCAACGCAATTCCGGAAGCGGATGTGCATAAAACAAAAAAAATTGAAATTTTGAAAGGAGAAATAACTTCCCCGATTGATCCGAAACCAGGATGTAGATTTGCTGCAAGATGCAAATATGTGGCCAAACAATGTCGGCAGCCGCAGGTATTGGAAGCGATTTCAGAAGGACATTTTGTTTCTTGCTGCAGAGCTCGAGAATTAAGTTTCAAGTGA
- the pfkB gene encoding 1-phosphofructokinase, with product MIYTVTFNPALDYIISVPDLQMGKTNRTSAEQMYPGGKGINVSIVLKNLGFESTALGFAAGFVGREIQKKLAVQGISARFIYLDQGCSRINVKLKDYDGMEINGKGPVISPDHLKQLFDQLDVLTEKDMLVLAGSIPDSIPDTIYRDIMKRLAPKQIPVVVDASGKLLQEVLLYHPFLVKPNHHELGELFGVELSTRQEVIPYAKKLRERGASNVLVSMSKEGAVLADANGGIHSSPAPAGRLVNAVGAGDSMVAGFLAGWLEQHSYEHAFRMGLAAGSASAFSEQLTTREEAESLYEQLKA from the coding sequence ATGATTTACACAGTAACATTTAATCCCGCGCTGGACTACATTATTTCTGTACCTGATCTTCAGATGGGAAAGACGAATCGCACATCCGCTGAGCAGATGTATCCAGGCGGGAAAGGGATCAATGTTTCGATTGTGCTGAAAAATCTGGGCTTTGAAAGTACCGCACTTGGATTTGCGGCAGGTTTTGTGGGCCGGGAAATACAAAAAAAGCTAGCGGTTCAGGGGATCTCCGCCCGGTTTATCTATCTCGATCAGGGCTGCTCACGGATAAATGTCAAACTGAAAGACTACGACGGGATGGAAATCAACGGGAAAGGGCCGGTCATCAGCCCGGATCACCTCAAGCAGCTGTTTGACCAGCTTGATGTTCTGACGGAAAAAGACATGCTGGTGCTGGCGGGAAGTATTCCTGACAGCATACCTGATACGATATATCGTGATATCATGAAGCGCCTGGCACCCAAACAGATTCCTGTTGTGGTGGATGCATCCGGAAAATTGCTGCAGGAGGTACTTTTATATCATCCGTTCCTGGTAAAACCAAACCATCATGAACTGGGCGAGCTTTTTGGCGTGGAGCTGTCCACCAGGCAAGAAGTCATTCCATATGCAAAAAAACTCAGAGAACGCGGGGCGTCCAATGTGCTGGTTTCCATGTCAAAAGAAGGGGCGGTGCTGGCTGATGCCAACGGGGGTATTCACTCGTCACCGGCACCCGCAGGCAGACTGGTGAATGCGGTGGGGGCGGGCGATTCCATGGTGGCTGGATTTCTGGCAGGATGGCTGGAGCAACACTCTTATGAACACGCCTTCCGGATGGGTCTGGCGGCCGGGAGTGCCAGTGCATTTTCAGAGCAGCTTACCACAAGAGAGGAAGCAGAAAGTCTGTATGAACAATTGAAAGCATAA
- a CDS encoding uroporphyrinogen decarboxylase family protein, which translates to MNSYERAITVLNGEIPDRVPSFELLIDPKVIRGIIGTDSYPDLCDELDIDLVISQTPSKLYREECIDREKQIVRNEWGIMRQYNGEVVSHPLHGPIETLEDAMNYVAPDPMDDYRFDYLRELVKRFKGKRLIGFHLHDGFNYSYYLSSMQDMMCNLIEEPELVHRLVDLSVEHNLKLAEKALDIGADFILSGDDYGSKTSLLVSKQHFDEFFLPGLKKICDYVTGRGAYMLKHCCGNINPLISDLVDFGIRGMHPLDENSGIDQIEVKKKFPKLIVMGAVDCDEPLTDYTPQQMETYVKGILKTHAPGGRYICATSNSVHSSAKPENFVAMQHAIHKYGRYLPGGALDWE; encoded by the coding sequence ATGAATTCATATGAAAGAGCGATCACTGTATTGAACGGAGAAATACCTGACAGGGTTCCGTCATTCGAACTTCTCATTGATCCGAAGGTAATACGCGGAATCATCGGGACGGACAGTTATCCGGATCTCTGCGATGAGCTGGACATTGATCTGGTAATATCACAGACCCCATCCAAACTGTACCGGGAGGAATGCATCGACAGAGAAAAACAGATTGTCCGCAACGAGTGGGGCATCATGCGGCAGTACAATGGGGAGGTAGTGTCACATCCGCTGCATGGTCCCATTGAGACCCTGGAGGACGCGATGAATTATGTGGCGCCGGACCCCATGGATGATTACCGCTTCGATTACCTGCGGGAGCTGGTCAAAAGATTTAAAGGGAAACGGTTGATCGGTTTTCATCTTCATGATGGATTTAATTACAGTTATTACCTGAGCAGCATGCAGGATATGATGTGCAATCTGATTGAAGAACCGGAGCTGGTCCACCGGCTGGTGGACCTTTCTGTGGAACATAACCTGAAGCTGGCGGAAAAAGCACTGGATATCGGAGCGGACTTCATATTGAGCGGTGATGATTACGGGTCAAAGACCAGTCTGCTGGTATCCAAGCAGCATTTTGATGAATTTTTCCTGCCGGGCCTGAAGAAGATCTGTGATTACGTGACAGGACGAGGCGCATACATGTTGAAACACTGCTGTGGAAACATCAATCCGCTGATCAGTGATCTGGTGGACTTCGGCATCAGAGGAATGCATCCGCTGGACGAGAATTCCGGTATCGATCAGATTGAGGTCAAGAAAAAGTTTCCAAAGCTGATCGTCATGGGTGCGGTGGACTGCGATGAGCCGCTGACTGACTATACGCCGCAGCAGATGGAAACGTATGTAAAGGGTATCCTGAAAACACATGCACCGGGCGGGAGATATATCTGTGCCACCAGCAACAGCGTTCATTCTTCTGCAAAACCGGAAAACTTTGTAGCCATGCAGCATGCAATTCACAAATATGGACGTTACCTGCCAGGTGGAGCACTGGACTGGGAATAA
- a CDS encoding substrate-binding domain-containing protein: MKNYKRVLAMVCAGLMGISMMGCGGDTSSKSTEAEVTPDSDDEETVSAAGEDEISSDKKFKIGIQMKTLDSGFFVTLAEEFTSRIEELGWEATVANADSDTMKESGNMDTFITQGYDLIFIDPYETEGCVEAINRAVDAGIPVICMDNSCGEAAKVVSIVYPSNVKNGLLCGSWVAANRFEADEQINSVCMGGQKDLEAARERRMGFIAGILMERLDLTEDEAIEMGTAMEKEVIAKGSAVNEDAKFSVGGIGWGAYTSNGGLDAAEDLVVANPDMNLMFGENDAMLLGAMTAIENAGLSDQVILAADADGQKEALELIKKGTNYACTGNNQPGATAEAAMEIAVDILVNGADPTSFDRVTLTNPACINPENVDEYYDPDSAF; this comes from the coding sequence ATGAAAAATTACAAACGGGTATTGGCAATGGTATGTGCCGGATTAATGGGAATCTCAATGATGGGATGCGGCGGTGACACATCTTCAAAAAGTACAGAGGCGGAGGTGACACCAGATTCCGACGACGAAGAAACAGTTTCAGCAGCCGGGGAAGATGAGATATCCAGTGATAAGAAATTTAAAATAGGTATCCAGATGAAGACATTGGACAGCGGTTTTTTTGTTACCCTTGCTGAAGAATTTACCTCCCGGATAGAAGAACTGGGATGGGAAGCTACTGTAGCAAATGCGGATTCTGACACCATGAAGGAATCGGGGAATATGGATACGTTTATCACGCAGGGATATGATCTGATCTTTATCGATCCATACGAGACGGAGGGCTGTGTGGAGGCAATCAACCGGGCAGTAGATGCCGGGATTCCGGTGATCTGTATGGATAACTCATGCGGTGAGGCTGCCAAGGTGGTTTCTATTGTATATCCCAGCAATGTGAAAAATGGTCTTCTGTGCGGCAGCTGGGTGGCGGCCAACAGGTTTGAGGCGGATGAACAGATTAATTCGGTATGTATGGGCGGCCAAAAAGACCTGGAAGCGGCGAGAGAACGGCGCATGGGCTTTATCGCCGGTATCCTGATGGAAAGACTGGACCTTACAGAAGACGAGGCAATTGAAATGGGAACTGCCATGGAAAAAGAAGTCATTGCAAAGGGCTCTGCGGTTAATGAAGATGCAAAATTCAGTGTGGGCGGAATCGGCTGGGGAGCTTATACTTCAAACGGCGGTCTTGATGCAGCAGAAGACCTGGTAGTTGCCAACCCTGATATGAATCTGATGTTTGGTGAAAACGACGCGATGCTTCTGGGAGCCATGACTGCGATCGAAAATGCAGGCCTGTCTGACCAGGTGATTCTGGCTGCTGATGCGGATGGACAAAAAGAGGCGCTGGAGCTTATTAAGAAGGGTACTAATTACGCATGCACCGGAAATAACCAGCCGGGTGCAACGGCTGAAGCTGCCATGGAGATTGCCGTTGATATTCTGGTGAACGGTGCGGATCCCACAAGCTTTGACAGAGTAACTCTAACGAATCCTGCCTGCATTAATCCGGAGAATGTAGACGAGTATTACGACCCGGATTCAGCGTTCTAA
- a CDS encoding sugar ABC transporter ATP-binding protein, giving the protein MDQAFRVKMVDIKKRFAGVQALDGAGVQVRAGEIHALIGENGAGKSTLMKILAGALKRDSGEVFIDGQKTEMQTPRDAHRLGIATIYQEFMLAPDLTVAENIFIENLTSGKKLINWKTLNQSARQLLEELGFGEIDPSAKVNTLSVACQQVVEICKSLSQKVKVLILDEPTAVLTFREIEKLFTLLRRLKKEGVSIIYISHRLEEIFQLCDEITVMKDGCFVKQVKTGDIDKDRLISLMVGRDIKDIFPKRQNVTIGEPVLEVKNLCAGSLVRNVSFTLHAGEVLGFYGLVGAGRTETMRAVFGADALESGEILLFGEKVRFKNPRQAVKMGLGMVPEDRKKQGLILDQSIRANTTVTSMRDVQNRLHAFDHKKESEYTKEILDSINTKYASINHKVSQLSGGNQQKVALAKWLAAGSRCIIFDEPTRGVDVGAKTEIYTCINQLAAQGIGIVMISSEMPELMGMSDHIIVMRQGQVAGEISRDEFTENNMIRLAMGGIR; this is encoded by the coding sequence ATGGATCAAGCGTTTCGAGTTAAGATGGTAGACATAAAAAAGCGCTTTGCAGGTGTTCAGGCGCTTGACGGAGCCGGGGTGCAGGTCCGGGCCGGGGAAATACATGCGCTTATAGGCGAGAACGGTGCGGGAAAATCAACCCTGATGAAAATATTGGCCGGAGCATTGAAAAGAGATAGCGGTGAAGTTTTCATCGACGGTCAGAAGACAGAAATGCAGACGCCGAGGGATGCACACAGGCTGGGTATCGCAACCATTTATCAGGAGTTTATGCTGGCTCCCGATCTGACGGTGGCTGAGAATATTTTCATAGAAAATCTCACGTCGGGGAAGAAACTTATCAACTGGAAAACCCTGAATCAGTCAGCCAGGCAGCTTTTAGAAGAACTGGGTTTTGGAGAAATCGACCCTTCGGCAAAAGTCAATACTCTGAGTGTCGCCTGTCAGCAGGTGGTAGAAATCTGCAAATCTCTGTCACAGAAGGTGAAGGTGCTGATTCTGGACGAACCCACAGCAGTTTTAACGTTCAGAGAAATAGAGAAGCTGTTTACCCTTCTCAGGAGACTGAAGAAGGAGGGGGTAAGTATTATTTATATCTCCCATCGTCTGGAAGAGATCTTTCAGCTCTGTGATGAAATCACAGTCATGAAGGATGGATGCTTTGTAAAACAGGTAAAGACAGGGGATATCGACAAAGACCGACTGATCAGCCTGATGGTGGGAAGAGATATCAAAGACATCTTTCCGAAACGTCAGAATGTCACGATAGGAGAGCCGGTCTTGGAGGTGAAGAATCTCTGTGCAGGCTCGCTGGTGAGGAATGTCAGCTTCACGCTGCATGCAGGAGAAGTACTGGGATTCTATGGCCTGGTGGGTGCCGGGAGAACTGAGACGATGAGAGCCGTATTTGGTGCAGATGCACTGGAATCCGGAGAGATACTGCTGTTCGGAGAAAAAGTACGGTTTAAAAATCCCAGACAAGCCGTCAAAATGGGTCTGGGAATGGTTCCGGAGGATAGAAAAAAGCAGGGACTGATTTTGGATCAGAGCATCAGGGCCAATACCACGGTGACATCCATGCGGGATGTGCAGAATCGATTGCATGCCTTCGATCATAAAAAAGAATCGGAATATACGAAGGAGATTCTGGACAGTATCAACACAAAGTACGCCTCCATCAACCATAAAGTTTCACAGCTGAGCGGAGGAAATCAGCAGAAGGTGGCGCTCGCCAAATGGCTGGCCGCCGGGAGCAGGTGCATTATCTTTGATGAGCCGACACGCGGGGTTGATGTGGGGGCAAAAACAGAGATTTACACCTGCATCAACCAGCTGGCTGCACAGGGAATCGGAATCGTGATGATTTCTTCCGAAATGCCGGAGCTCATGGGCATGAGCGATCATATCATCGTCATGCGGCAGGGACAGGTGGCAGGCGAAATCAGCAGGGATGAATTTACGGAGAACAATATGATCAGACTGGCAATGGGAGGGATTCGGTAG
- a CDS encoding ABC transporter permease, translated as MSEKNKTSSKILNFIVTNNTYFILVLLFVICSLASEHFLTMANLVNICQQYSGTVIVSIGMLFVILTGGIDLSVGSVMALGSVFSAYAMVELHLPIIVSVILSMILGTVCGLITGILVAKAKIAAFVASLAMMTICRGIAYMISNGTPINTPAGSISRLGTAKLFPFLTWLTVIAIIVVAASGFCLYKTASGRTVIMIGSNQEAVHLAGISVTPHLISVYAISGFCSALGGVIATSRTGIGSGAVGQGLELDCIAACVIGGASLSGGSGSSLKTVVGVLVLAMIGNIMNLLSVPSYPQDVIKGIIIILAVLLQQGTSRINKN; from the coding sequence ATGTCAGAAAAAAATAAGACTTCATCAAAGATTTTAAATTTTATCGTCACTAACAATACATATTTTATTTTGGTATTACTGTTTGTGATCTGCAGTCTTGCGTCGGAGCACTTCCTGACGATGGCAAATCTCGTGAACATCTGCCAGCAGTATTCTGGAACAGTGATCGTATCCATCGGTATGCTGTTTGTGATTCTGACCGGAGGGATTGACCTGTCGGTTGGCTCCGTCATGGCTCTGGGCAGCGTTTTCTCAGCCTATGCCATGGTAGAACTGCATCTGCCGATTATTGTATCTGTGATTTTATCCATGATTCTCGGGACTGTCTGCGGACTGATCACCGGCATCCTGGTAGCGAAGGCAAAGATTGCGGCATTCGTGGCAAGCCTTGCGATGATGACCATCTGCAGGGGGATTGCATACATGATCTCCAATGGCACACCCATTAACACGCCTGCAGGCTCCATCAGCAGGCTTGGCACAGCGAAACTGTTTCCATTTTTGACGTGGCTGACGGTAATTGCGATTATTGTGGTGGCTGCCAGCGGTTTTTGCCTTTATAAAACAGCGAGCGGGCGGACGGTCATCATGATCGGAAGCAATCAGGAGGCCGTTCATCTGGCGGGTATCAGTGTAACGCCGCATCTGATTTCCGTCTATGCAATCTCTGGTTTCTGCTCGGCACTTGGGGGTGTCATTGCCACATCGCGTACGGGCATCGGTTCCGGAGCGGTTGGACAGGGGCTGGAGCTGGACTGCATTGCCGCCTGCGTGATCGGCGGCGCTTCCTTAAGCGGAGGGTCCGGGTCTTCACTGAAAACAGTTGTGGGCGTACTTGTTCTGGCAATGATCGGAAACATTATGAATCTTCTGTCTGTGCCGTCTTATCCTCAGGATGTGATAAAAGGTATCATCATTATACTGGCTGTCCTGCTGCAGCAGGGAACGAGCAGAATTAATAAAAATTAA
- a CDS encoding alcohol dehydrogenase catalytic domain-containing protein, producing the protein MKGTMKALRMYAPYDFRIDEIPIPEIGPEEILIKVEGCGICAGDVKTLHGGIRVWGTSPETCNIEAPVTGGHEFVGRVVEFGEKVKGVKTGDRMVSEQIVPCHECRFCKAGIYSMCQRHYIYGFRQETAGGMAEYMKFHKNGIHHKLPEGMTVEQGALIEPLACAMHAVERGGIGHNDVVVISGLGAIGLGMVSVARKLEPKLLIGLDLRRQRLDKALEYGADLVLNPLETDVTAKIKELTDGYGCDVYIEASGSEKSVQQGLASIRFRGTYVQFGVFPDAISVDWNDIGDGKEITINGSHLGPYCYEPVIRGIMDGSIHTEGLMSHQFKLEDWKKAFEVAEKDPDAYKVMLVP; encoded by the coding sequence ATGAAAGGAACAATGAAAGCTTTACGCATGTATGCACCGTATGATTTTCGTATAGATGAGATTCCGATTCCCGAAATCGGGCCGGAAGAGATTTTGATTAAGGTGGAAGGCTGCGGTATCTGTGCCGGGGATGTTAAGACACTTCATGGCGGTATCCGTGTGTGGGGAACCTCTCCCGAGACATGCAATATAGAAGCACCCGTGACCGGAGGCCACGAATTTGTGGGACGCGTGGTAGAATTTGGAGAAAAAGTGAAAGGTGTGAAAACAGGAGACCGGATGGTCTCAGAGCAGATCGTGCCCTGCCACGAATGCAGATTCTGTAAGGCTGGCATTTATTCCATGTGTCAGCGCCATTATATCTATGGATTCCGCCAGGAGACCGCAGGAGGAATGGCGGAGTACATGAAATTTCATAAAAATGGAATTCATCATAAGCTTCCGGAAGGCATGACGGTGGAGCAGGGGGCGCTGATCGAGCCGCTTGCGTGTGCCATGCATGCGGTAGAGCGGGGTGGTATCGGGCACAACGATGTGGTAGTGATAAGCGGGCTGGGTGCAATCGGACTGGGAATGGTCAGCGTGGCCAGAAAGCTTGAGCCAAAGCTTCTGATCGGCCTGGACCTGCGCCGTCAGCGCCTGGATAAGGCACTGGAATACGGAGCCGATCTGGTGCTGAATCCGCTGGAAACCGATGTGACTGCAAAGATTAAGGAACTTACGGACGGTTACGGCTGCGACGTGTACATCGAAGCATCCGGAAGTGAAAAAAGTGTACAACAGGGTCTTGCATCCATTCGATTCCGTGGAACGTATGTGCAGTTTGGTGTTTTTCCCGATGCGATAAGCGTGGACTGGAATGATATCGGAGACGGCAAGGAGATTACGATCAACGGTTCCCATCTGGGGCCCTACTGCTATGAACCAGTGATCCGCGGAATTATGGACGGAAGCATCCATACGGAAGGTCTGATGTCCCATCAGTTTAAACTGGAGGACTGGAAGAAGGCGTTTGAAGTTGCAGAGAAGGATCCGGATGCTTACAAGGTAATGCTGGTACCGTGA
- a CDS encoding class II fructose-bisphosphate aldolase has protein sequence MLVNLKAILEEAERGAYAVGAFNTPNLESVIAVLQVAESLKVPVVLQHAEVHETVIPISVIGPIMVDFAKKASVPVCVQLDHGETGAYIKKALDLGFTGIMYDGSSLPFAENVEQTRQYVELANSCGASVEGELGDMGKRNTVYKNAKENDDLGKVYTDPEEARIFVEQTGVAALACSFGTTHGFYLSEPDLRMEIISQVHEKANIPVVMHGGSGVSAEDFQESIRCGVRKINYYTYMAKAGAEYVGQKMKDIATPIYFHEICSWGQEGIKQDVEKAVRVFAGNYLSQRKGGN, from the coding sequence ATGTTAGTGAATTTAAAAGCAATATTGGAAGAAGCTGAGAGAGGAGCGTACGCGGTAGGCGCGTTTAATACACCAAACCTGGAAAGCGTGATCGCAGTGCTTCAGGTAGCAGAGAGTCTGAAAGTTCCCGTGGTATTGCAGCATGCCGAGGTGCATGAGACGGTCATTCCGATTTCAGTCATCGGTCCCATCATGGTTGATTTTGCGAAGAAGGCATCGGTTCCGGTCTGTGTGCAGCTGGACCACGGGGAAACAGGAGCATACATTAAGAAAGCACTGGATCTGGGGTTTACAGGCATTATGTACGACGGTTCTTCACTGCCTTTTGCTGAAAATGTGGAGCAGACAAGACAATACGTGGAACTGGCAAACTCCTGCGGAGCCTCTGTGGAGGGAGAGCTCGGTGATATGGGAAAGAGAAACACGGTCTATAAAAATGCAAAGGAAAACGATGATCTGGGCAAGGTCTATACCGATCCGGAGGAGGCAAGAATATTTGTTGAACAGACAGGAGTAGCAGCCCTTGCGTGTTCCTTCGGGACGACGCATGGCTTCTACCTGTCAGAACCGGACCTTCGGATGGAAATCATCTCCCAGGTTCATGAAAAAGCAAACATTCCTGTGGTGATGCACGGTGGATCCGGGGTCAGCGCAGAGGATTTCCAGGAATCTATCCGGTGCGGGGTACGAAAGATCAATTATTACACCTACATGGCAAAAGCCGGAGCAGAATATGTAGGACAGAAGATGAAAGATATTGCAACGCCGATTTATTTCCATGAAATCTGCAGCTGGGGTCAGGAGGGCATCAAGCAGGACGTGGAGAAGGCGGTGCGGGTATTTGCCGGAAATTATCTGTCGCAGAGAAAAGGGGGAAATTAA
- a CDS encoding FGGY-family carbohydrate kinase, whose amino-acid sequence MKYIMGLDIGTTGCKANVFDQNGNVCAYAYREYLNLEQGGFMDAEGVWEEVCQAIGECTAVFPEIEAVCTTSFGESVVPVDEQGNALSSAILYTNANAVKEWEYLDKKIGSARIAEITGHISHPMYTVSRLLWMKKNQEELYEKTHKFLFFSGFIERKLGAGCCAENTLAARSMAYDVQRGVWSREICQAAGIDMEKLPTIVKAGDQIGMVSDKLVRQSGMKKSPVILAGGHDQPCVALGMGAVHGGDVAYGMGTAECFTLVLDEFQQSPAMQKAHLVCAPHIAEGKYVTYGVLFSGGAVLSDLRNKMYAKEREDADREGRDVYEIMMDEMPDSTEGLYYLPHLAGTGTPQMNTSDRGVIYGLTMDTSRGALVRAALEGIAFDMRLNVENMEACGLPVNRILAAGGGAKSEKGIQLRSDILQRNIYKTKDVQAGTRGVYYIAAKALGWIKDFESGIPVPPGDWLRPMCDPDETDKSYHKYLELYERTKGL is encoded by the coding sequence TTGAAATACATAATGGGCCTGGATATTGGAACGACGGGGTGTAAGGCTAATGTGTTTGATCAGAATGGGAATGTCTGTGCTTACGCCTACAGGGAATACCTGAACCTTGAGCAGGGAGGCTTCATGGATGCAGAGGGCGTGTGGGAGGAAGTCTGCCAGGCGATTGGGGAATGTACTGCCGTATTTCCTGAAATAGAGGCTGTCTGTACCACTTCTTTCGGGGAATCTGTCGTGCCTGTGGATGAACAGGGGAATGCTCTGAGCAGTGCGATTCTGTACACAAATGCCAATGCTGTGAAGGAGTGGGAGTATCTGGACAAAAAGATCGGAAGTGCCAGGATTGCCGAAATTACCGGTCATATTTCACATCCGATGTATACCGTCAGCCGGCTGCTGTGGATGAAAAAAAATCAGGAAGAACTGTACGAAAAGACCCATAAGTTCTTGTTTTTTTCCGGATTCATCGAGAGAAAACTGGGCGCAGGGTGCTGCGCGGAGAATACCCTGGCAGCCCGGAGTATGGCTTATGATGTGCAAAGAGGTGTCTGGAGCAGGGAAATCTGCCAGGCAGCGGGGATTGATATGGAAAAGCTTCCGACAATTGTAAAGGCTGGAGATCAGATCGGCATGGTTTCGGACAAGCTGGTCAGGCAGTCAGGTATGAAGAAATCTCCTGTGATTCTGGCCGGAGGTCACGACCAGCCCTGTGTGGCACTTGGAATGGGCGCTGTTCACGGCGGGGATGTGGCTTACGGTATGGGAACCGCGGAATGTTTTACCCTGGTCCTGGATGAATTTCAACAGTCACCGGCAATGCAGAAGGCACATCTGGTCTGCGCTCCCCATATAGCAGAGGGAAAGTATGTGACATACGGCGTGCTGTTTTCCGGAGGGGCTGTGCTCAGTGATCTCAGGAACAAGATGTATGCAAAAGAGAGGGAGGATGCCGATCGGGAAGGCAGGGATGTCTATGAAATCATGATGGACGAGATGCCGGACAGCACAGAAGGACTCTATTACCTGCCGCATCTGGCTGGTACCGGAACGCCGCAGATGAACACTTCGGACCGGGGAGTGATCTACGGACTGACGATGGACACGTCCAGAGGAGCACTTGTGCGGGCTGCCCTGGAGGGTATCGCTTTTGATATGCGCTTAAATGTGGAAAACATGGAAGCCTGTGGGCTTCCGGTAAATCGGATTCTGGCAGCGGGCGGCGGTGCAAAATCGGAAAAAGGTATCCAGCTGCGCAGCGATATCCTGCAGCGGAATATTTATAAAACAAAAGATGTGCAGGCGGGAACCAGAGGTGTATATTATATTGCTGCAAAAGCGCTTGGCTGGATTAAGGACTTTGAGAGCGGGATTCCGGTTCCGCCGGGTGACTGGCTGAGGCCGATGTGCGATCCGGATGAAACAGATAAAAGTTATCATAAATACCTGGAACTATATGAGCGTACGAAAGGATTGTAA